A region of the Scatophagus argus isolate fScaArg1 chromosome 14, fScaArg1.pri, whole genome shotgun sequence genome:
ACGGCTGATCTGTTCCATTGATCGTTGTCGGACTCGGCTCTGGTCCCTCTATGCTGGGCCTCTTGGCCATGAAGCGTTTGCTGAGGTTGAGCGGCAGCGCCTGCTCGGGTGGAGGGGTGATAGGAGAGCAGGGGGGCTTGGTGCTCAGGTCCTGGGACAGAGCCTCAGACAGTCGGCGGGTGAAGGTCTGGAACTGAGACGAGCCCAGACGAGTCCTCATCAGCTGGCACACCTGAACACTGCAGTCCAGGTTCAAAGGCAGGACCCGGAGAGGGGGCAGAGGAGGCCGGCTCCTGGTGTCTCGACTGCCTGCTCTCTGGGCTCCCTCGTCCACGTTACAACCCGAGCAGCGGTTGTGTTGCTGGTGGAACGTGTGGGGCTGAGGCTGAAGCTGGTCCCCGCTGGGATGAGGCGTATCTGGGCTTCCACTTTTGGGCTGGAGGGTGTAGACGGTCGGATGGTGCTGGGTCGGGTCTTGAGGCGTCACGGCCGAGCTCTCCAGGCCTCTCTGAAGGCTAATGCGGCTCctgaagacatccagaggaCACACGCCTTTGATGGGGCTGAATCCGCTCAGAGATCCTCCAACAAAGTGGCGAGGCAGAGTGGAGAGGAGCACACCTGGAGCAGGAGACATGGACTCCCCAATGTCCGGCTTCAGCTCCTTGGGTTTGGGCTGGAAAGGGAGGAAGGGGGCAGACATGGGTGAGAGATCGGGGGTGAGGGGCATGTTGATGCCCATGGCTGGCTGGACAGGCTGcggggagggaggagagaagaagaagaataaaaaggaGGTCATGTGAGAGAAAAGATTTCAGTTTGATGACCCAGACTTAGTGTCTGCTCCATCCCAGCTTGAATTACcattcattttctcacatttattGGGGTGGTGGGAACGTGTGCTGGCTAGCTAATGTTCTGACAGGAATTTAGTACTGCAATACAATCACATTACCATTTTTTATAACACTGTAAAAcattatagtatagtatagtttCACACATTTGAACATTGAAAGTTTCCCCGTGAGCTGTAACAAGTCATGTGCTGCAGAGATGAAGCCTGATTTGCTTGTGTTCAATGTTTATCACTGCAACATATTTCACTCCtcagccagcagggggagccCCACCTGTTCTGTCCTCTGCCTCAACTAAATAAAGGTTACACAGTTAGAAGGCCACATCAAGCCTGCAGGCATACAGTTAGATTACAGGTGGTTGCAGTATCACCTTACTGTAAAATACATCAGTTAATCTAACTTTCCCAGCAGTACAGTAGAATCTGAGGGGTTACCCTTGGTGTGCTGCTGGGTACTggtccacctccacctctggcTGGAGACAGAGGACTCTGTGGCTGGGACTCAGCTGCCGCTGCTTTGGCTTTGGCCTGCTGCTGAGCCAGCAGCTTCGCCTGAGCGATCAGCGTGGCCTTGTTGCGAGTACCCGGTGGCCGGCCTCGACCTCTCTTCACCACCACGGTGCCATTCGGGTTCACGACCTGCTCAGAGAGAAGCAGGTGATTTATCTTTAAGCCTGTAATAGTTTCACGTCTTTAGGAgggtttatgttgtttttattcttctttgtgTTGCTACTACGGCACTTTCTCGTAACTTATTATTATATAGTTTAGTTATACGGTTTTACTTTTTAGAGCTAAGACTAAAGGAATAGAATGTATATTAATTGTGAATGTCGCTGCATTTGACCCTTCCTAAATCCATTATATAAGATCATCGCCATCCTTCTACACAGACAATTTACAGTTTTCTGCCACTTACAgtacgaggaggaggaggaggaggaggaggagcaggggtTGTGATCTTTTTCTTGGGCCCTGGTTTTCTGCCTCTTGGGAGGGGTTTCCTTCCTCTTATCCCTCTGGGTTTAGGAGGCATAGGGGATTCTGGGATTTTGAattctgctcctcctgctctgagGTGCTCCTCATAAGGAAGCATCAGCctgaggcacacaaacacagagttaCATGACACTTAGTGCTTGGCACCTTTTGTAGCTTACATCTATAATTTCAAGCTCTTTTTTATTGTCTACCTCTCGTAGTGTCTCCTTGTGCAGGTAGCAGCGCTGGTGCTGCCAGGACATCCTCCCAGCTCGTTATAAACCACTTTCCAGAGACGGTCCAAAGTCACCTGcaacccatacacacacacagacacaaaacatgaagatgatcagctctgtgtgtgaactaccattcagaaaaaaagagatattCTACGAAACAATTCCAGTAAGAAACAAGCTAACTTCATTTAGAGTCAATTTCTTCTGCTTGTATTATTTCACTGTGCAGTTCTATAGGGTATGTGGGTTGTGCTCAAATTCAaactaaatgtgtgtttgtgtgtggggtCATGTTGAAACAATTACATACATTATGCAGTGTGTCATTAGGGGCGTAACACCATGTTGTATAATACAGTATTGTTCAGTACAAGGCTCAGTTCAGTACAGCGACTGAGATGAATGGCTGTACAGGCCTTTTGTTTTGAACAGTGCAGCGCTGAGCTGAAACTGAACCACCcgtttctgttctgctttgtaAAGCTGCTTTAGCTGTTAGTTTATTTGCTGAGAAATGACTGATTGTTTCAGTCAGAAATCCCATGTTTCATTCTGAAGAGACAAGCACTAGTTTATGCAACAGCTAATTAAAAAAGTCTCATTGTCAGTTCCTCCGGAAGTCAAACTGTTCTGCTTAGCTAACGGCAGAGCGGGCTCAATCTCGCGTGTAATTCTAAGCAAGACAACAAATAAGAATCTACCTATCCCTTTAAATTAAAAGGTCAGATGAGCTAAATTAACTGAAGCAGCTTGGTGCGACTCACCTTTTTGTAGCCTCCGAGTCGTTTTACCACAGAATACATGAGGAAGAGGTCAACTGAGGGCAGAGAGGACAGACGGGTAAAAATGAGACATGCAAATATGACACACAGAAGGTAAAAGTGCAAATAATGCTGTAATCCTTCAACAAAACACCCAGTTTGACTAAACAAATGCGATAAAACCAGTCTCCAAGACACAAATCTTCTCTCCTGCATCTGACGTACTTGTGTTTTTACAATTTCAGCTCTACAAATGTGGGTTTAACCGCTGCTTTACAACAAGACGAAAAAAGATCAGATGAAAGTTTAACAATCCTGAGGGACAAACAGCAACTCATGTCATAATTTTAGCTGGCGAACAGTCATATGTTGAACCTGCTGGCAGCTCGCTGTTTAAAACCTATTGTAAGttcttcaaaacatttttcatttttttttaaaaagcagtcaAGATCCTTAGATATGAAAAAATAACCAACAATAACCATTCAACAGATGTAACACTTCACCAAAACAGTTTAAGCAACATCTGGatgtgtaaacaaaacagctaaCAAGTTCCTCGTATCAACGTAAAAGCGGACGATACGTCAATGTGTTTCTACAGCTCCCAAgtggtgaaaaagaaaatctgttaaTGGTGGTTTAAATTCATTCTCTGAGGCTGATGAATTGTAAAACAGCATTGAACAGGAGAGATACGATGTGAAGCctgaacacaaagacacaagtgATAAAGAAACCAGTCGAGCAGGAGTTCTGAGGTGCAGCCGCTCGTGTGCTGACAGAACGACTGCCGCACTTTCTGCTGTGTGAGCTTTATGTGATCACTTTTAGAttccaacattttatttctgtgcatgACAGGGGAGGAAATGAAGACCTGATGTTCTCTCAttccttaaaaaaacaaacaaaaaaaagcacaagaaagagaaaaagaagaggacacaaagacacagaaggacagagagaaaagacgAGGGAGACTCACTCTTCTTGAAACCGAGGTTGGGGACTTTGTGGATGGGCGAGCCGTGGCGATCCATGAAGGCGAAGAGCTGATCGAGGAACAGCTGTTCTTCGGGATGAGGGAGCCAGCTGCCCTCACAGCCAGCCTCCACACTGCCCATCACGTTCTCCTGAGAGGGACACCAGCAACACACAGAGcgaaaagacagaaatatcaaCCGGTTATTGAACTTATTATTAATCTTCTATTAATATCCATGTAGGAGCCAGGAACTTTCACTCAGGTGTTGCAGGATGGAGGAACAAATAGTTTTATGAGCACTAAGCTGGGTAAACGCTGCAGTGCGTATTGGTGAAATGTTAGACtgtatggagatttatggacaatGGTTCCAGCCCCTCAGCGGCTGAGGACACCTTTAAATTACGAACTGACATTGTTTACActaaaatgttgtatttttatagCCACATgttccatctatccatccattttctataccacttatccgtcagggtcgcgggggagctggagcctatcccagctgactacgggcgagaggcggggttcaccctggactggtcgccagtcaatcgcagggccgacacacaaagacagacaaccacacactctcacactctcacctaggggcaatttagagtagccaatcaacctaatgtgcatgattttggtattgtgggaggaagccggagtacccggagaaaacccacgcaggcacaaggagaacatgcaaactccacacagaagggcccaaaAAACAGGATCTGTTTCCAATGTTAACGATGTCTATTAACTGTTGTGTCTAGGATGTTACTGAAGAATGTGATTAATATATTCCAATTGCTcttaaaatatacacaaaattTATGGGTTAAATTGGGTTAAATTGCCTTCTTGGTGTTAGACTAGATGATTGGCCTAAATTTAAACTTCCCATTTAAACATCAGGAAAATCATGAGGGACCATCAAGAATGTCCacagtgttagcatgctaacatttgttaattagGAGTAAACAtgaagcacagctgaggctgatgggagtgTCACTAGTTTGGCAGGTATGTGGTAATAAACTACAGTTCATCCAAATAAACATGAGAGTCCATCCtttagttgttgagatatttcagaaGGAGCTACACTGCTGGCATAGCATTCTGTCATGAAAGATACATGAAGTGCgctgttaaattaaattttaatcaaTCTTGTATTTCTGCCCGATAACTGCACTaataacctaaaaaaaaaacttattctCGATTaaattataatgcattcatttgtctgtttttcatctgttcaaCAACACTCACTCAGAGACATGTAATTAGCAGTTTTAAGGCTGTCTGACTCTCACAATTTGTCTGCTGtatctgttttaaatgaaatgggTCTGCTGTTGAACTAGTTCAGACTGGAGCCCAAACTGGCCCTCAACCAGTCAGATCTGGTTTGGTGTCGACTGAGACAGACAGCCATAAGTTTACAGAGGGATGACCCCTGCTGGAACCCCGCTGGACATCCAGGAACAgatttaacccccccccccctttcagAGAGAGGTTTTAGTTTCATAAGAACTTGAATGAACACATACATTTGTCCACATGAAGCATCTTTGTACAAAATttatacagaaagaaaaaaacaaactacaaaccACAGAAAGAACAAACCTTCATCCTCTCGATCCAGGACTCTGACTGGCTGGAGTTTGGCGAGTCTTTGCCGTCCCGACCTCTCCTCTTTCGAGGTCGTCCTCGAAGACTGAGAGACGGacatcctgcagacagacagcatgcAAAATGATTTGAAGGATACAAGGAAAAAGTCAGAGTCACAAATAACTGATTTAAcgaaacatttatttttttcctggtaTTCACGACTTTAAAGCTTCACATCCTTTGAATCTGTCTTTATGCAGGagttaaacaaacagcagtgtctTTATCATAAAATGTGGGATCTGTACCATGTAATGCAAATGagtcttcattttattttgaaagagacTCAATACTTCTTCTTAATTATTCAACTTCCATTGAATCTTCCAGTCCAGATTTTCAGGTTAAAAGATACTTTAATACTGGGTTTAATTAGGTTGAAAGTCATTTCTATCTAGGTTACACATAAACGTTtgtaaatgattaatcattt
Encoded here:
- the zgc:77151 gene encoding AT-rich interactive domain-containing protein 5B codes for the protein MEHNAIQWLGAPSCQRGSYAFYKSVSSRAQPDGPVQVWKLGEFYFIRCGPQDPVCIAEVTLLWEDQTRHHLLASTRLYFLPEDTPKGRTREHGEDEVLAVSRKMVVRVEDLVRWSCAQPAGWSSILKSAPCGANGLHKPLQCSEDNDSNSAGKNSETLRDKTENDSVEAQGIKVLSYPQYCRFRSLQRRIQDRASGPGLQDPHLLALGGVKALPNTRLMYCRDTFSHPTLESNTSFSWQFRCPSLSLRGRPRKRRGRDGKDSPNSSQSESWIERMKENVMGSVEAGCEGSWLPHPEEQLFLDQLFAFMDRHGSPIHKVPNLGFKKIDLFLMYSVVKRLGGYKKVTLDRLWKVVYNELGGCPGSTSAATCTRRHYERLMLPYEEHLRAGGAEFKIPESPMPPKPRGIRGRKPLPRGRKPGPKKKITTPAPPPPPPPPRTVVNPNGTVVVKRGRGRPPGTRNKATLIAQAKLLAQQQAKAKAAAAESQPQSPLSPARGGGGPVPSSTPRPVQPAMGINMPLTPDLSPMSAPFLPFQPKPKELKPDIGESMSPAPGVLLSTLPRHFVGGSLSGFSPIKGVCPLDVFRSRISLQRGLESSAVTPQDPTQHHPTVYTLQPKSGSPDTPHPSGDQLQPQPHTFHQQHNRCSGCNVDEGAQRAGSRDTRSRPPLPPLRVLPLNLDCSVQVCQLMRTRLGSSQFQTFTRRLSEALSQDLSTKPPCSPITPPPEQALPLNLSKRFMAKRPSIEGPEPSPTTINGTDQPSCKRPRTGCTEQVEDFSTCDRSSSGGSGGGGGEQAVEMKNQEEPADLSSPSRIRAFLLGLPPFQVKFEEDLNGTRFGKFLPPGAKVEPQRTETENGEGGVAVKEEVKQEEEEEEVVEIDCCETERSNKLEKPEQEERDPTHLSGPGPAELKLAGPSNTDTHCF